In a genomic window of Mycolicibacterium neoaurum VKM Ac-1815D:
- the nrdF gene encoding class 1b ribonucleoside-diphosphate reductase subunit beta, with translation MKLIDRVSAINWNRLQDDKDAEVWERLTGNFWLPEKVPVSNDIPSWGTLNDHEKQLTMRVFTGLTLLDTIQGTVGAVSLIPDALTPHEEAVYTNIAFMESVHAKSYSNIFSTLCSTAEIDEAFRWSEENPNLQRKAQIVMDFYKGDDPLKRKVASTLLESFLFYSGFYLPMYWSSRAKLTNTADMIRLIIRDEAVHGYYIGYKYQKGLAAETETRKQELKDYTYELLFELYDNETEYTQDLYDGVGLTEDVKKFLRYNANKALMNLGYEALFPKDETDVNPAILSALSPNADENHDFFSGSGSSYVIGKAVVTEDEDWDF, from the coding sequence ATCAAGCTGATCGACCGTGTCTCGGCCATCAACTGGAACCGCCTGCAAGACGACAAGGACGCCGAGGTCTGGGAGCGACTCACCGGCAATTTCTGGCTTCCCGAGAAGGTGCCGGTGTCCAACGACATCCCGTCCTGGGGCACGCTCAACGACCACGAGAAGCAGCTCACCATGCGGGTGTTCACCGGGCTGACGCTGCTGGACACCATCCAGGGCACCGTCGGCGCGGTCAGCCTGATTCCCGATGCGCTCACGCCGCACGAAGAGGCCGTCTACACCAACATCGCGTTCATGGAGTCGGTGCACGCGAAGAGCTACAGCAACATCTTCTCGACACTGTGCTCGACGGCCGAGATCGACGAGGCGTTCCGCTGGTCGGAGGAGAATCCGAACCTGCAGCGCAAGGCGCAGATCGTGATGGACTTCTACAAGGGTGACGACCCGCTCAAGCGCAAGGTCGCCTCCACCCTGCTGGAGAGCTTCCTGTTCTACTCCGGCTTCTACCTGCCGATGTACTGGTCCAGCCGGGCCAAGCTGACCAACACCGCCGACATGATCCGGCTGATCATCCGCGACGAGGCCGTGCACGGCTACTACATCGGCTACAAGTACCAGAAGGGTCTGGCCGCCGAGACCGAGACGCGTAAGCAGGAACTCAAGGATTACACCTACGAGTTGCTCTTCGAGCTCTACGACAACGAGACCGAATACACCCAGGATCTCTACGACGGTGTCGGGCTCACGGAGGACGTGAAGAAGTTCCTGCGCTACAACGCCAACAAGGCGCTGATGAACCTCGGCTACGAGGCGCTGTTCCCCAAGGACGAGACCGACGTCAACCCGGCCATCCTGTCGGCCTTGAGCCCCAATGCCGACGAGAACCACGACTTCTTCTCCGGCTCCGGGTCCTCCTATGTGATCGGAAAGGCCGTCGTCACCGAGGACGAGGACTGGGACTTCTGA
- a CDS encoding response regulator, protein MDAARCLIVDDSAAFCAAARSMLERGGFEVVGTAGDADEAVRMTAQLRPDIALVDVDLGTDSGFDVARQLDGVRVILTSTHDEQDFADLIVASPALGFLPKLTLSPDRIRELIGR, encoded by the coding sequence ATGGATGCCGCACGCTGTTTGATCGTCGACGATAGTGCCGCATTCTGTGCTGCCGCGCGCAGCATGTTGGAACGCGGGGGATTCGAGGTCGTGGGGACCGCCGGCGACGCGGACGAGGCAGTACGCATGACCGCTCAGTTGCGTCCCGATATCGCGTTGGTGGATGTCGACCTGGGAACCGACAGCGGGTTCGACGTCGCCAGGCAACTCGACGGGGTGCGGGTGATCCTCACCTCGACCCACGACGAACAGGACTTCGCGGACCTGATTGTGGCCAGTCCCGCGCTCGGATTCTTGCCCAAGTTGACCCTGTCACCGGACCGCATCCGGGAACTGATCGGTCGCTAA
- a CDS encoding geranylgeranyl reductase family protein, giving the protein MTPRYDVVIAGGGPSGSAAAWQAAQTGARVVVLDKAEFPRSKPCGDGLTARAVSYLQKMGLADEVATYHRVNKVTVYSPSAWELSFPRRPGMPDHGHTVAREHLDTVLLKHAESAGAEIRQGAEVAGPEIDASGRVVGVVLKSGEKVLGDAVIAADGAYSPIKRALKIDSDYNGYSAIAIRSEMHLNRPDNDSLDIYLKLLFQGDQLPGYGWVFPMGNNVFNIGLGYVNSYKNWQAINATQFLGEFLRSLPAEWEAPPIEELKKNKSVRAWRLPMGFTAWPPWRPGVLFTGDSLGAGKPASGAGISKALESGLAAGECALAALNNGGPDDFTNYAQRMEAAWGKEYRRGRYMHKLIGYPKLADAGIKLIDNAAFRDRMLKALYKKAQGPQHSTK; this is encoded by the coding sequence ATGACACCCCGATATGACGTAGTGATCGCAGGTGGCGGCCCCTCCGGCTCAGCCGCTGCGTGGCAGGCCGCCCAGACCGGTGCCCGCGTGGTGGTGCTGGACAAGGCCGAGTTCCCGCGATCCAAACCCTGCGGTGACGGGTTGACCGCCCGCGCCGTGAGTTATCTGCAGAAGATGGGCCTGGCCGACGAGGTCGCGACTTATCACCGGGTCAACAAGGTCACGGTCTACAGCCCAAGCGCCTGGGAACTGTCGTTCCCGCGCCGACCGGGGATGCCCGACCACGGACACACCGTGGCTCGCGAGCACCTGGACACCGTGCTGCTCAAGCATGCCGAGTCCGCCGGTGCCGAGATCCGCCAGGGCGCCGAGGTGGCCGGACCCGAGATCGACGCCAGCGGCCGCGTGGTCGGCGTCGTACTCAAGAGCGGCGAGAAGGTGCTCGGCGACGCGGTGATCGCCGCCGACGGTGCCTACTCCCCCATCAAGCGTGCGCTGAAGATCGATTCGGACTACAACGGCTACTCCGCGATCGCGATCCGGTCCGAGATGCACCTCAACCGGCCCGACAACGACAGCCTCGACATCTATCTCAAGCTGTTGTTCCAGGGCGACCAGCTGCCTGGGTATGGGTGGGTGTTCCCGATGGGCAACAACGTCTTCAACATCGGTCTGGGATATGTGAACAGCTACAAGAACTGGCAGGCCATCAACGCCACCCAGTTCCTCGGCGAGTTCCTGCGCAGCCTGCCTGCCGAATGGGAAGCACCGCCCATCGAAGAGCTCAAGAAGAACAAGAGCGTGCGCGCGTGGCGCCTGCCGATGGGCTTCACCGCCTGGCCGCCGTGGCGGCCCGGTGTGCTGTTCACCGGCGATTCACTGGGCGCGGGCAAGCCCGCTTCGGGTGCGGGCATCTCCAAGGCCCTGGAATCGGGGCTGGCCGCCGGAGAGTGTGCGCTCGCCGCGCTGAACAATGGCGGGCCCGACGATTTCACCAACTACGCCCAGCGCATGGAAGCGGCGTGGGGCAAGGAGTATCGCCGGGGCCGGTACATGCACAAGCTGATCGGCTACCCGAAGCTCGCCGATGCCGGCATCAAGCTCATCGACAATGCCGCGTTCCGGGATCGGATGCTCAAGGCGCTGTACAAGAAGGCCCAGGGTCCGCAGCACTCGACCAAATAG
- a CDS encoding xanthine dehydrogenase family protein molybdopterin-binding subunit, whose protein sequence is MTAQIGRPIDRVEGREKVTGAARYTADHPVSDLAYAVLVQSEVAHATVTAESVAAATARAAAAPGVLYVLTPLNCPPLHVLPEDLTWDLPLERRPPLSDLTVQHVGQHLAVVVAETMQDAVAAADLMEFTYRDAPAQLSAAAVMAQPVPPDQKDGQIRHGTYRPDHFVKLDEEKLQDHRGSAVEPSGVRVAGRFTTPVNTHYPIELAATIASWDGEDLTVYDATRWITGERRALAAYLGIDEDRVRILSPLVGGAFGSKSFLWMHVVLCAVAAKEVGRPVKLVLTRGQMFTSTGHRPRTEQHVALVADDDGTLLSTEQHTVTETSTVAHFCEPVGLSARFLYHSPRMAVSHTVARINAPTPCFMRGPGEAPGLFALEVAMDELADELGVDPVALRMSNDPDTDQPTGRPWSGKHLRDCYLQGAERFGWADRPSVPRAMRRNGVQVGWGMATASYPGRRMPAGCRVTTTDDGRVRFAVATHEIGTGVRTVMTQIAADATGLPLDALSFESGDSAFADAPYSGASQTTATVGSAVDLAGRQWRQRLGCPVTSAAELRDVLAATPGLADRLSFTAVSDGPADTGPLSQSFGAHFCEVEVDEEIGRASVTRWTAVMDCGRVLNPKLATNQVMGGIIFGLGMALLEQVPFDENSGVPLGEYYVPTHADIPDFDITFIDTPDYGLDPVGVRGIGEIGTCGVPAAIANAIYHATGKRIHDLPITVESLLEAQP, encoded by the coding sequence GTGACCGCGCAGATCGGCCGCCCCATCGACCGGGTCGAGGGGCGCGAAAAGGTCACCGGGGCAGCGCGTTACACCGCAGATCACCCGGTTTCCGATCTGGCGTACGCCGTACTGGTGCAATCGGAGGTGGCGCACGCGACCGTGACGGCCGAGTCGGTGGCGGCCGCCACGGCCCGCGCGGCCGCGGCGCCCGGCGTGCTGTACGTCCTGACACCGCTGAACTGTCCGCCACTGCACGTGCTGCCCGAGGACCTCACCTGGGACCTGCCGCTGGAACGGCGTCCGCCGCTGTCGGATCTCACCGTCCAACACGTGGGTCAGCATCTTGCGGTCGTGGTGGCCGAAACCATGCAAGACGCCGTCGCGGCCGCGGATCTGATGGAGTTCACCTATCGCGACGCCCCGGCCCAGCTCAGCGCCGCCGCGGTGATGGCGCAGCCGGTGCCCCCCGACCAGAAGGACGGCCAGATCCGGCACGGCACATATCGTCCCGACCACTTCGTCAAACTCGACGAGGAGAAGCTGCAGGATCACCGCGGGTCGGCCGTGGAACCTTCCGGCGTGCGGGTGGCGGGAAGGTTCACCACGCCGGTCAACACCCACTATCCGATAGAGCTCGCCGCCACCATCGCGTCGTGGGACGGCGAGGACCTGACCGTGTACGACGCCACTCGGTGGATCACCGGTGAGCGGCGGGCGCTGGCGGCCTATCTGGGCATCGACGAAGACCGGGTCCGCATCCTCTCACCGCTGGTCGGCGGAGCGTTCGGTTCGAAGAGCTTTCTGTGGATGCATGTCGTGTTGTGTGCCGTGGCCGCCAAGGAGGTGGGTCGCCCGGTGAAGCTGGTCCTGACCCGCGGACAGATGTTCACCTCCACCGGTCATCGCCCGCGCACCGAACAGCACGTGGCGCTGGTGGCCGATGATGACGGCACGCTGCTGAGCACCGAACAGCACACGGTCACCGAGACATCCACGGTGGCCCACTTCTGCGAGCCCGTCGGTCTGTCGGCGCGTTTCCTCTACCATTCACCGCGCATGGCGGTCTCGCATACCGTGGCCAGGATCAACGCTCCGACACCGTGTTTCATGCGCGGACCGGGGGAGGCGCCCGGCCTGTTCGCGCTGGAAGTCGCAATGGACGAACTGGCGGACGAGCTCGGCGTCGATCCGGTGGCGTTGCGGATGTCCAACGACCCGGACACCGATCAGCCGACCGGTCGCCCGTGGTCGGGCAAACATCTCCGCGACTGCTATCTGCAGGGCGCGGAACGCTTCGGCTGGGCGGACAGGCCATCGGTCCCAAGGGCGATGCGGCGCAACGGTGTTCAGGTCGGCTGGGGAATGGCTACGGCAAGCTATCCGGGACGGCGGATGCCTGCCGGTTGCCGGGTCACGACCACCGACGATGGTCGGGTCCGGTTCGCGGTCGCCACTCACGAGATCGGTACCGGGGTGCGTACGGTGATGACGCAGATTGCTGCCGATGCGACTGGGTTGCCGCTGGATGCGCTGAGTTTCGAGTCAGGGGATTCGGCCTTCGCCGATGCCCCCTACAGCGGAGCATCGCAGACGACCGCGACCGTCGGCTCCGCGGTCGATCTCGCCGGGCGGCAGTGGCGGCAGCGACTCGGGTGTCCGGTCACGTCCGCCGCCGAGTTGCGTGATGTTCTCGCGGCCACGCCGGGACTGGCCGACCGACTGAGCTTCACGGCCGTCAGCGATGGACCGGCCGACACGGGTCCGCTGTCCCAGTCGTTCGGTGCGCACTTCTGCGAGGTCGAGGTCGACGAGGAGATCGGGCGAGCGAGCGTCACCCGATGGACCGCCGTGATGGACTGTGGGCGGGTGCTCAATCCGAAGCTGGCGACCAATCAGGTGATGGGCGGCATCATCTTCGGCCTGGGCATGGCACTGCTGGAGCAGGTGCCCTTCGACGAGAATTCGGGCGTTCCGCTCGGTGAGTACTACGTGCCGACCCACGCCGATATCCCGGACTTCGACATCACCTTCATCGACACCCCGGACTACGGCCTCGATCCGGTCGGGGTGCGCGGAATCGGCGAGATCGGGACCTGCGGGGTACCCGCCGCGATTGCCAACGCCATCTATCACGCCACCGGTAAACGGATACACGACCTGCCGATCACGGTGGAATCGCTCCTGGAGGCACAGCCATGA
- a CDS encoding GAF domain-containing sensor histidine kinase, producing MNWRTLSSRALAQVVRPTARPLWVGILVALGFLAAEVGLVAALRIVAPENAFGALLLLGVLVVSAGWDFPLAIATSLASAAVYAYLHLEGRDSLAPALAVFLTLALLTNVLVGQARLRAAEAEQRRKEALGLARQQAALRRLATLVARAADLSEIYQVAVRELAHSLAVDHVTLVRFRPDGSCLVMAAHDLPEVPGFGVGEEFSLSGDNMSGQIYASGAPARIDDYAGAAGPIAQRLHQLGVRCGAGAPLMVGGAVRGALLVGARRPASISRSCEDHLGDFADLVSTAIANTETRAALTASRARLVAAADEARRGFERDLHDGAQQRIVSLSLELRAVEAAATDASLRAELGRVVDGLAELHTDLQELSRGMHPAVLSRGGLRPALRALARRCTIPVELDIDVDTRLPESVEVAAYYVVAESLTNAAKYAEAEVVIVRVAAADGVLTLSVSDDGVGGAVAGAGSGLGGLRDRVEALSGQLDIDSPPGGGTTVTAVVPAPVSG from the coding sequence GTGAACTGGCGAACCCTTTCGAGCCGGGCGTTGGCACAGGTCGTGCGCCCGACCGCGCGACCGTTGTGGGTCGGCATCCTCGTCGCGCTGGGATTCCTGGCGGCCGAGGTCGGCCTGGTTGCGGCACTTCGCATCGTCGCCCCGGAGAACGCCTTCGGGGCACTGTTGTTGCTGGGTGTGCTCGTGGTCTCGGCCGGCTGGGATTTCCCGCTGGCCATCGCGACATCTCTGGCCAGCGCAGCGGTGTATGCATACCTGCATCTGGAGGGGCGCGATTCGCTGGCTCCGGCGTTGGCGGTGTTCCTGACATTGGCGCTGCTGACCAACGTGTTGGTGGGACAGGCCCGGCTGCGTGCGGCCGAGGCCGAACAGCGTCGGAAGGAGGCCCTGGGTCTGGCTCGCCAGCAGGCCGCGTTGCGTCGGCTGGCGACCTTGGTGGCCCGGGCGGCAGACCTGTCCGAGATCTACCAGGTCGCGGTGCGCGAACTGGCGCACAGTCTCGCCGTCGATCATGTCACCCTGGTGCGTTTCCGCCCGGACGGCAGCTGCTTGGTGATGGCCGCGCACGATCTTCCCGAGGTGCCAGGTTTCGGTGTGGGTGAAGAGTTTTCGTTGTCAGGCGACAATATGAGTGGTCAGATCTACGCATCGGGAGCGCCGGCACGCATCGACGACTATGCCGGTGCCGCCGGGCCCATCGCCCAGCGATTGCACCAGTTGGGAGTCCGGTGCGGTGCCGGTGCGCCGCTGATGGTCGGGGGCGCGGTGCGCGGCGCGCTGCTGGTCGGGGCTCGTCGACCCGCATCGATCTCCCGCAGTTGCGAGGACCATCTCGGAGATTTCGCCGACCTGGTGTCCACCGCGATCGCCAACACCGAGACGCGCGCCGCCTTGACGGCCTCCCGGGCCCGGTTGGTCGCGGCCGCCGACGAGGCCCGGCGCGGTTTCGAACGCGATCTGCACGACGGTGCCCAGCAGCGGATCGTCTCGTTGAGTCTGGAACTGCGCGCCGTCGAAGCGGCCGCCACGGATGCGTCCCTGCGCGCCGAGCTGGGGCGGGTCGTCGATGGGCTGGCCGAACTGCACACCGATCTGCAGGAGCTTTCTCGCGGCATGCATCCGGCAGTCTTGTCGCGCGGGGGTTTGCGCCCGGCGCTGCGGGCCCTGGCGCGCCGGTGCACCATTCCCGTCGAGCTGGATATCGACGTCGACACCCGGTTGCCGGAATCCGTCGAGGTCGCGGCGTATTACGTGGTCGCCGAGTCGCTGACCAATGCCGCCAAGTACGCCGAGGCCGAGGTCGTGATCGTTCGTGTTGCCGCCGCCGACGGGGTGCTGACGCTGTCGGTCAGTGACGACGGTGTCGGGGGTGCTGTCGCCGGCGCCGGTTCGGGGCTCGGCGGGTTGCGCGACCGCGTGGAGGCGCTGTCGGGTCAGTTGGACATCGACAGCCCACCCGGCGGCGGCACCACCGTGACTGCGGTGGTCCCCGCGCCGGTCAGCGGCTGA
- a CDS encoding (2Fe-2S)-binding protein — translation MTELDLTINGTPRQLCVDIRTTLLDLLRENLGLTGTKKGCDHGLCGACTVTVDGERVLSCLTLAVSIDGSTVETIESGDELDCVQQAFITHDGFQCGYCTPGQITSARALLREHARGDLSAASFTGARCNLAEGPKELSDDEIRERMAGNICRCGAYANILAAIKEAAR, via the coding sequence ATGACCGAGCTCGACCTGACGATCAATGGAACGCCACGGCAGCTGTGCGTCGATATCCGCACCACTCTGCTCGATCTGTTGCGGGAGAACTTGGGTCTGACCGGGACCAAGAAGGGATGCGATCACGGACTGTGCGGTGCCTGCACGGTGACCGTCGACGGTGAGCGGGTGTTGAGCTGCCTTACCCTTGCGGTGTCCATCGACGGATCAACCGTCGAGACCATCGAATCCGGCGACGAATTGGATTGTGTGCAGCAGGCATTCATCACCCATGACGGCTTTCAATGCGGCTACTGCACGCCCGGCCAGATCACCTCGGCGCGTGCATTGCTGCGTGAGCATGCGCGCGGGGATCTGTCCGCGGCCAGTTTCACCGGTGCCCGATGCAACCTCGCCGAGGGGCCGAAAGAACTGTCCGACGACGAGATTCGGGAGCGGATGGCAGGCAACATCTGTCGCTGTGGTGCCTACGCCAACATTCTCGCCGCCATCAAGGAGGCTGCCCGGTGA
- a CDS encoding DUF3349 domain-containing protein yields the protein MSVSSLMASVLNWLRAGYPDGVPGPDRVPLLALLRSTPLTDDEIKEVVCNIAEVAAPADNDDPITREEIEAFIAQKTHHDPGPENVARVAARLAAAGWPLADFSQSPSTP from the coding sequence ATGAGCGTCTCATCGCTGATGGCGTCAGTGCTGAACTGGTTGCGCGCCGGTTATCCCGACGGCGTTCCCGGCCCCGATCGCGTGCCGCTACTCGCATTGCTGCGCAGCACACCACTGACCGATGACGAGATCAAAGAGGTGGTATGCAACATCGCCGAGGTTGCCGCGCCCGCCGATAACGACGACCCGATCACCCGCGAGGAGATCGAGGCGTTCATCGCCCAGAAGACCCATCACGACCCCGGGCCCGAGAACGTCGCGCGGGTGGCGGCGCGACTGGCAGCAGCGGGCTGGCCACTGGCGGATTTCAGCCAGAGTCCTTCGACGCCCTGA
- a CDS encoding FAD binding domain-containing protein: MKTFDFAHATAVDDAVRRGADGGRYYAGGTNLLDLMKLGVESPPLLIDIGRLDLRSITSTAAGGVLIGAGATNSAVANHQLIRRSYPMLAQAILSGATTQIRNMATVGGNLMQRTRCPYFMDATFTQCNKRIAGSGCAARTGFNREHALFGASAACVAVHPSDMAVALAALDARVHVQGTDGRRAIAIADFFLLPGEHPERDNVVCAGELIIGVELPPSPYARHSWYLKVRDRHSYAFALVSVAAGVHLVEGKITAAAVVLGGVAAAPWRVAGAEQQLIGTSPSDTAFGAAADALIAGAEPLAQNGFKIGLARNSVVRALRRATDTLDE, from the coding sequence GTGAAGACCTTCGACTTTGCCCACGCCACCGCCGTCGACGACGCGGTGCGCCGGGGCGCCGACGGTGGCCGGTACTACGCCGGTGGCACCAACCTGCTCGATCTGATGAAACTCGGTGTGGAGTCACCGCCGCTGCTGATCGACATCGGCCGGCTGGATCTGCGTTCGATCACCTCCACGGCGGCCGGTGGCGTGCTGATCGGTGCCGGGGCGACCAACAGTGCGGTGGCCAACCATCAGCTCATCCGGCGTTCGTATCCGATGCTCGCCCAGGCCATCCTCTCCGGCGCCACCACCCAGATCCGCAATATGGCCACCGTCGGTGGCAATCTGATGCAACGTACCCGCTGCCCTTACTTCATGGACGCGACATTCACCCAGTGCAACAAGCGGATTGCCGGCAGCGGGTGCGCGGCGCGGACGGGTTTCAACCGAGAGCATGCACTCTTCGGGGCCAGCGCAGCGTGCGTGGCCGTGCACCCCTCCGATATGGCGGTCGCGCTCGCGGCACTCGATGCGCGGGTGCACGTGCAGGGAACCGACGGCCGGCGGGCCATCGCGATCGCCGACTTCTTCCTGCTGCCAGGGGAACACCCCGAACGCGACAACGTCGTGTGCGCAGGCGAATTGATCATCGGTGTGGAGCTCCCGCCGTCGCCATATGCCCGGCACAGTTGGTACCTGAAGGTGCGCGACCGGCACAGCTACGCGTTTGCCCTGGTGTCGGTGGCCGCCGGAGTGCATCTTGTCGAAGGGAAGATCACCGCGGCCGCCGTGGTGCTCGGCGGGGTCGCCGCCGCACCGTGGCGCGTGGCCGGTGCCGAGCAACAGCTGATCGGCACATCGCCGTCGGATACCGCTTTCGGTGCGGCGGCCGATGCGCTCATTGCCGGTGCTGAGCCGCTGGCGCAGAACGGGTTCAAGATCGGACTGGCCCGCAACAGCGTCGTGCGGGCATTGCGACGGGCCACCGATACACTCGACGAATGA
- a CDS encoding cupin domain-containing protein, with the protein MTTAPCRNTHRISLLGSDDVERSELGSIQRVTADSFPILKNLSIKRLVLNPGVMRTPHWHANANELTYCVAGTALVSVLDNGSRFASFVVTAGQMFHIDSGALHHIENIGTEPCEFIIAFRNERPEDFGFGATMGAFSDAVLGNTYDLPTADIAKIHRDTRDRTLAAVAGEPDVPPSAYFKDPHRFDIEAQPPGLTYAYGNARFARDQFWPALKDISMYSLRVGEDGMREPHWHPVTAEMGYVQSGEARMTIMNPDGTLDTWNLAAGDVYFIPRAYPHHIENIGADEWHFLIFFDQPFPADIGYKASVSAYSRSVLAAAFDTHIDDLPDFPRTTADPLIVPRSNPLDR; encoded by the coding sequence ATGACCACCGCACCGTGCCGCAACACCCACCGCATCTCGCTGCTCGGCAGCGATGATGTCGAACGCAGTGAACTCGGATCGATCCAGCGCGTGACCGCCGACAGTTTTCCGATCCTGAAGAATCTCTCCATCAAGAGGCTGGTGCTCAACCCGGGTGTCATGCGCACTCCGCACTGGCACGCCAACGCCAACGAACTGACCTACTGTGTTGCCGGTACCGCGCTGGTGTCCGTGCTGGACAACGGCAGCCGATTCGCCAGTTTCGTGGTCACGGCCGGACAGATGTTCCACATCGATTCCGGCGCACTGCATCACATCGAAAACATCGGCACCGAGCCGTGCGAGTTCATCATCGCCTTCCGCAACGAGCGACCGGAGGACTTCGGGTTCGGGGCCACCATGGGCGCCTTCAGCGATGCCGTGCTGGGCAACACCTACGATCTGCCGACCGCAGATATCGCCAAGATCCATCGCGACACCCGGGACCGCACCCTCGCCGCAGTGGCAGGGGAGCCCGATGTTCCGCCGAGTGCCTACTTCAAGGATCCGCACCGATTCGACATCGAGGCTCAGCCACCCGGGCTGACCTACGCCTACGGCAACGCCCGGTTCGCCAGAGACCAGTTCTGGCCCGCGCTCAAGGACATCTCGATGTATTCGCTCCGCGTCGGCGAGGATGGCATGCGCGAGCCGCACTGGCATCCCGTGACCGCCGAGATGGGCTATGTGCAGAGTGGCGAGGCCCGGATGACCATCATGAATCCCGATGGGACACTGGACACCTGGAACCTGGCGGCCGGTGACGTTTACTTCATCCCGCGCGCGTACCCGCACCACATCGAGAACATCGGTGCCGATGAGTGGCACTTCCTGATCTTCTTCGATCAGCCGTTCCCCGCAGATATCGGGTACAAGGCGTCGGTGAGCGCGTATTCGCGTTCGGTGCTGGCCGCCGCGTTCGACACCCACATCGACGACCTGCCGGACTTTCCCCGAACGACCGCCGACCCGCTGATCGTGCCGCGCAGCAATCCGCTGGACCGGTGA
- a CDS encoding TetR/AcrR family transcriptional regulator, translated as MRRPSIPLTGQPGVKVDARSERWREHRKKVRAEIVEAAFRAIDRLGPNVSVREIAEEAGTAKPKIYRHFTDKSDMFAQIGERMRDMLYAAVIPSIDIESDSARQVIGRAVEHYVELVDQHPNVVRFLLQGRFADHSAAAMSTVNRGRDITLAIAEMVSGELKDMNLKPEVFELAAFALFGTAASATDWWLGGNDDNSRRMPAEDFVAHMTTIMMGAVNGTAELMGVEIDPDQPIHDAVRRQDSSEHAVG; from the coding sequence GTGCGTAGACCATCCATTCCGCTCACCGGGCAGCCCGGGGTGAAGGTTGACGCGCGCAGCGAGCGATGGCGCGAGCACCGCAAGAAGGTCCGCGCGGAGATCGTCGAGGCGGCGTTCCGCGCCATCGACCGGCTCGGACCCAACGTCAGCGTGCGCGAGATCGCCGAAGAGGCGGGGACGGCGAAGCCGAAGATCTACCGGCACTTCACCGACAAGTCCGACATGTTCGCCCAGATCGGCGAGCGTATGCGTGACATGCTGTACGCGGCCGTCATCCCCTCGATCGATATCGAATCAGACTCGGCACGTCAGGTGATCGGTCGTGCCGTCGAGCACTACGTCGAGCTGGTCGACCAACATCCCAACGTGGTCCGTTTCCTGCTGCAGGGCCGGTTCGCCGACCATTCGGCGGCCGCCATGTCCACGGTCAACCGCGGTCGGGACATCACGCTGGCGATCGCCGAGATGGTCAGCGGCGAACTCAAGGACATGAACCTCAAGCCCGAGGTGTTCGAACTTGCGGCGTTCGCGCTGTTCGGCACCGCGGCCTCGGCCACCGATTGGTGGCTGGGTGGCAACGATGACAACAGCCGCCGGATGCCCGCCGAGGACTTCGTGGCGCACATGACGACGATCATGATGGGTGCGGTCAACGGCACCGCCGAGCTGATGGGCGTCGAGATCGACCCTGACCAGCCGATCCACGACGCGGTGCGGCGCCAGGACAGCTCCGAGCACGCCGTCGGTTGA
- a CDS encoding response regulator, translated as MSTLRVVIADDDVLLREGLASLLQREGFEIAGQAGDATELLALVDKEQPDLVLVDIRMPPNHDAEGLDAARTIRERSPETAILVLSAHVDVDHAMELLAGGRSIGYLLKSRVTDVSDFVDTVRRIANGASVVDPALVAELVSARRRNDPLAALSAREREVLTLMAEGLSNAGIGRRLWVTEGTVEKHVRSILTKLDLPETGDDHRRVRAVIMFLESR; from the coding sequence ATGAGCACATTGCGAGTAGTCATCGCCGATGACGATGTACTACTGCGGGAGGGGCTTGCCAGCCTGCTGCAACGCGAAGGTTTCGAGATCGCCGGGCAGGCCGGGGACGCCACCGAGCTGTTGGCACTGGTCGACAAGGAGCAACCGGATCTCGTCCTGGTGGACATCCGCATGCCGCCCAACCATGACGCCGAGGGCCTGGACGCAGCCCGCACCATCCGGGAACGCTCACCGGAGACCGCGATCCTGGTGTTGTCGGCTCATGTCGACGTCGACCATGCGATGGAACTGCTCGCCGGTGGGCGCAGCATCGGATACCTGTTGAAGAGCCGGGTGACCGACGTGTCCGATTTCGTGGACACCGTGCGCCGCATCGCCAATGGCGCATCCGTGGTCGACCCGGCGCTGGTCGCCGAATTGGTGTCGGCGCGCCGCCGCAATGATCCGTTGGCTGCGCTGAGTGCCCGCGAGCGCGAGGTGCTGACGCTGATGGCCGAAGGGTTGTCCAATGCGGGTATCGGCCGGCGGCTGTGGGTCACCGAGGGAACCGTCGAGAAGCACGTCCGCAGCATCCTCACCAAGCTCGATCTGCCCGAGACCGGTGACGATCATCGCCGCGTGCGCGCCGTGATCATGTTCCTGGAATCACGTTAG